TCTATTGCCAGGAATCCCACTCACCACGGGCGAACAAAACACATTGATACCCGCTTCCATTTTATTCGTGATCTTATAAAAGATGAGTTAATTAATGTGAAGCATTGTGGAACTGAAGATCAGTTGGCGGATGTGTTTACAAAGGCCTTGCCCAAAATCAAGTTCAGTTCATTCACTGAGAAGCTAGGAATTGGTGAATTATTTGATCAAGGGGAGTATGTTGGAGAAATTGATCAGATCCCAATGAATCAAGTGCTGCACACTGCTACTGCTCCAGGTTGTCTCCAGAAATACAGGGATGGTGCGCTTCATGTCGGGACTCAATACAAGTGAAGATTGAATGTTGTTTAACTGGATGCACTTGGTTGTAATGCATCTGGGGATGCTTAATTACTTCTgttgttatgtttgtttgtaatGTTTGGTTATTTTGAATATTCTCTAGTTATGTACTGTGCAACCATGAAGGTTGGTCTGCTAGGTGTTTGTATTAATGCCTGGTGCTTAATTGAATGAAATAAGAGAGTTAATTAGTATGAATTCTCTTCAGTCTTCTCTTCATTTTATCTTTGATCTGGTTGTGTGATTGAATGGTGATTATATCCTGACCAAATAACCAAGACCAGTGTCATTGATGAATGAACAAAAGCTCAAAGTTAGTTCAGAGAGTGAATGGCAATGAGAGGAGATGACAAGGAGGCCTTGGTTATCAAGTTGCTTTCCCAAATTGGACATCCAACCAGAGTATATGATTTCTATCTTCTTCAAGTTCGGAAAACGAATGCATAGTGATGTCAATGCTTCAGTAGCTGGATGTAATCCACAACCAACTCTCAAGAAATCCCTCTGTTCTCTTTCTATAAAGTGTATGTATTTGCTCACAAGAGAGACTGAGTTTCTGTCACTAGTTTTACCAATTCTCCTAAAAATCTCCGTTAGCAATGATTCAGGAAATCTTTCCATTGCAATTTAAACTCTAGAATCTGCAAATAGGAACATATAAATACAATTACAAATCCCATTCAAAATTTCAGTATCAGAATCCTTCAGTACTCTTATTCTGCAGGATCAGAATACTGAAAGAATCCAACAATCAAACATGCAACAGAAGGAATGATtcataaaatacaaaagaagaagaagttttgCAGCTTTGATCTGACCTGGATTGAATGGATTTGCAGCAATGAGAGGTTGTCTTCAAGGTAAGGACgaatgaagatggagaagatatgaaaagagGCTTCCTTTTTGGTAGGTAAAGAAGAGCAATCAACGAGtatataatattattcattgctttttttcttttgtaaattatataatttcagGGGGctacttgaaaattttctaaacTTTATCTTCTTCAACAGGATTTTCGTTGAGCCGGAAGGGAACGATGCTGTCGGCGACCGCCACCCATCTCCTCCGATCACCACCACCGAATCCTCTCTCCCGTTCTCTACCCCATCGTCGCCCTCCGTCATTGCTTCGATCTCCCTCCGCGGCGGGTACTAATGGCGTCGGCGCCGTCGGCTCTTACAAAACTCCTAAACCCCAGCGCGATTTGCTGCGTGAATGGGTCTCGGAAAATGATGGTTTTGTTCGGGTCCTACCTATCTACGTCGGTGGATTCTCCTTGCTCGCTGTCCTTCTCAATCGCTCCTTTTCCGACATCCCACCCGTCGCTGATGCTTCCAGGTCTTTGTGGATGATTTCTGTTGTTGTTGTCCTTTGCATTGATTGAATTTATTATGAGTTTTGATCTTGGTTTTAAGTAGATAAAGAAATTGCTTATGCTTGAAAACATCAAGAAACAGCAAAGAGAGAAGCTTTTGTGATTAAactgaattttttatatgaattgtcATGGATTATGAGACCTATCATTAATTCGATTCAACCATATcacttttagaatttttttttttagatagttttttcttttgttatgcttttagtttttttttatcatacatTAGCTGTCTCTAACAACTGGCGACAAATTCGCAGCTGAATTTGAATCAGTGACTAATGCTCAGAAGGAAGTGTCTTAGGAGTTAATGAGAAGGCATAAGTTTTTATCTTGAATGTGAAAATGCTTCTTTCTTGGAAACCTATGGATGGTTTCATGAATCACTGACGCAAACCTCATGGCATAAATTGGGTTTTGAAGAGCTCCAAAAACTTTTTGCATTTGAGAAAATTAATTGTATGTTCTACCCTGTATTTGTTTTATGATGCCTGAAATTATCTTTAAAGTTTAAACTTAGTGTTGTTTGTCAATtactaaatatcaaaattttaacttGAATGCCAGAGTGCATGTGCAAgtaaaaaactaatttaaactGACCTGGGGCAGTATAACAGAACTCATAGACAGGGAGTTGAGAATGTAGTCATTTTTAgtgctttctttcattttgtttatatattttttttgtaaagctGGAAAAAACCCATAACAGCATATGTAGGATTCAACCTGATGAAACTACTTCCAGGCTACTTTTGCTGAGGACATTTGGAATGGATACTTATGTGTTAGTTAACTAAATTCTGTGAGAGAGGAAAAAACTTACATGGATTGATTTTCCTCTTAACAGTTCACAGTCAAGGGCAGACATTTTATCCCTTGCTTTGGCAGTAACTAATATTCTGGCTGGCCTAGTATGGTTGTCAATTCGACCAAAGAATATTTCTCCGGTGAGCCTCACATGCTGCAGGTTAAgtttatcttttcctttttttaggttttccatgtattatataaattttggtgAGCAATGGCCATGCCTAATATTATTTGGAACTTTATGCTTCTAAACTTGATATCAGGTTGTTCTTCGTGGTGTACAATGTCGGCGGTTAAACCCTCTGATTTCTGAACGTGCAGTTCTTGAAATGCTATGGTACAACCTTTTTAATGTGCTTGAACACTTGAACTTATCCTTTTGATATGCGCTATAAATTTAACTGTTTATTTAGCCTAGTTTTTACCATAGTCTCTTATTCAGTCTAGATGTGTCTTAGTAAGAAGAGTTATACTTGTGAGGCACTCATGAGTAGATGAATTTCTCTAGTCAATGCAATAATGTTCTACCACTGCATACAGAAGGTCTACAATATCAACTTTACAAATATGAACATGAACTAATAAAAAGCTTTTGTTGCACAACGTCTACTTGTTTGGAAATTAATGGAAAGTTGGCTGTTGAATAGTGTCTTCCTTGAATTGGTATAACTGAGTATttgatgaataaaaaagaattataaagaaTCACCCAAGGataattaactttatttaataaacaagTCAGGGTAAAATAAACACTTGTGATGCAGAAGCATAAAGTTTATGCTATTGATTTGTTGCATTTTGCAAATTAACTATGAACATATCATGAGGCAAATTTACTTCGATCTTTTGACTTTATTACTCTTTgacttttcatttcttttcatttatagtTCATCCTTTTCATTCTTTCATATGTCTT
This region of Dioscorea cayenensis subsp. rotundata cultivar TDr96_F1 unplaced genomic scaffold, TDr96_F1_v2_PseudoChromosome.rev07_lg8_w22 25.fasta BLBR01000998.1, whole genome shotgun sequence genomic DNA includes:
- the LOC120255443 gene encoding protein COFACTOR ASSEMBLY OF COMPLEX C SUBUNIT B CCB4, chloroplastic-like isoform X2, with the translated sequence MKRGFLFGFSLSRKGTMLSATATHLLRSPPPNPLSRSLPHRRPPSLLRSPSAAGTNGVGAVGSYKTPKPQRDLLREWVSENDGFVRVLPIYVGGFSLLAVLLNRSFSDIPPVADASSSQSRADILSLALAVTNILAGLVWLSIRPKNISPVVLRGVQCRRLNPLISERAVLEMLCCDLLQIFSCCV
- the LOC120255443 gene encoding protein COFACTOR ASSEMBLY OF COMPLEX C SUBUNIT B CCB4, chloroplastic-like isoform X4, whose protein sequence is MKRGFLFGFSLSRKGTMLSATATHLLRSPPPNPLSRSLPHRRPPSLLRSPSAAGTNGVGAVGSYKTPKPQRDLLREWVSENDGFVRVLPIYVGGFSLLAVLLNRSFSDIPPVADASSSQSRADILSLALAVTNILAGLVWLSIRPKNISPVSLTCCRLFFVVYNVGG
- the LOC120255443 gene encoding protein COFACTOR ASSEMBLY OF COMPLEX C SUBUNIT B CCB4, chloroplastic-like isoform X1, with protein sequence MKRGFLFGFSLSRKGTMLSATATHLLRSPPPNPLSRSLPHRRPPSLLRSPSAAGTNGVGAVGSYKTPKPQRDLLREWVSENDGFVRVLPIYVGGFSLLAVLLNRSFSDIPPVADASSSQSRADILSLALAVTNILAGLVWLSIRPKNISPVVLRGVQCRRLNPLISERAVLEMLWAWDSFSCDLLQIFSCCV
- the LOC120255443 gene encoding protein COFACTOR ASSEMBLY OF COMPLEX C SUBUNIT B CCB4, chloroplastic-like isoform X3, which encodes MKRGFLFGFSLSRKGTMLSATATHLLRSPPPNPLSRSLPHRRPPSLLRSPSAAGTNGVGAVGSYKTPKPQRDLLREWVSENDGFVRVLPIYVGGFSLLAVLLNRSFSDIPPVADASSSQSRADILSLALAVTNILAGLVWLSIRPKNISPVVLRGVQCRRLNPLISERAVLEMLC